Within Cellulophaga sp. L1A9, the genomic segment AAAATACATTTAAAGATCTCGCAAGATTTATTTGTGTTTTTTTTACGCAAACTATATTTAAACCCTTTAAATTTCGAAAATGATGCCCTCCTTTTTGAGTTTAAAATAACGTTTATCATTGAACTTAAATAAGTTAGCAGGTCTTCCAGAGCCTTTAGAAACCTTTTCATCTAGTTCATCTAAAATATTAAGACTTAGCATCTTTTTTCTAAAATTACGTCGATCTATAGCTCTTCCTAAAAGTGTGGTATATAATTTTTCTAAGTCAGAAAAAGGAAATTTAGTATCTAATAATTCAAAACCAATAGGCTCATAAGTAATTTTTCCTTGCAACCGTGTTATCGCCATTTGCAATATTTCTTCATGATCAAAAGACAAACTTGGTAGTTCGGTTATTTTAAACCATTGCACCTCTTCTGCATCAGTTGCTGCTAATATTTTAAATGCACTGGGTTTAATTAAACCAAAATAAGCGACAGACACTACCCTACTTCTAGGATCTCTTTTTGGATGACCAAACGTATATAACTGTTCTAGGTAATTTATAGCAATACCCGTTTCTTCTTTAAGTTCTCTTTCTACAGCTTCTTCTAAAGATTCCTCTTCTAAAACAAAA encodes:
- a CDS encoding NUDIX domain-containing protein, translating into MPQSIQLSVDAVVFGYESGTISVLLIKRKYEPFKGKWAIPGGFVLEEESLEEAVERELKEETGIAINYLEQLYTFGHPKRDPRSRVVSVAYFGLIKPSAFKILAATDAEEVQWFKITELPSLSFDHEEILQMAITRLQGKITYEPIGFELLDTKFPFSDLEKLYTTLLGRAIDRRNFRKKMLSLNILDELDEKVSKGSGRPANLFKFNDKRYFKLKKEGIIFEI